The region CCGACGGCGGGTGCTGCACGGCCTGACCTGCGCTCTACCGGAGGGCAGCGTCACCGGGCTGCTCGGCCCGAGCGGCAGCGGCAAGACCACCCTGCTGCGGGCGGTGGTCGGCGTACAGATCGTCACGTCGGGCACGGTCACGGTGCTCGGCGAGCCGGCCGGCGCCGCCGCGCTGCGCCGCAAGGTCGGTTACGTGACCCAGGCGCCCAGCGTCTACACCGACCTGACCGTCCGGGAGAACGCCCGCTACTTCGCCGCCCTACAGGGCTGTTCCGCCGCCGACGCCGACCGGGCGGTCGCCGACGTCGGCCTCGCCTCGGCGGCGACCCAACTGGTCGGCTCGCTCTCCGGCGGTCAGCGCAGCCGGGCGTCGCTGGCCTGCGCCATCGTCGGCCGACCCGATCTGATCATCCTCGACGAACCCACGGTCGGTCAGGACCCGGTGCTGCGGGCCGAGCTGTGGGACCGGTTCCACGCCATGGCCGCCGCCGGCACCACCCTGGTCGTCTCCAGTCACGTGATGGACGAGGCCGCCCGCTGCGACCGGCTGCTGCTGATCCGCGAGGGCCGGCTGATCGCCGACGACACCCCCGATGCCGTACGTGCCAGCGCCGGCACCGACGACCTGGAGGAGGCGTTCCTCAGGCTGATCCGACGCACCGAGGCGGATCGGTCCCCCGCTGCGACGGAAGAGACGGTGACCTGATGAACCCGAGACTGCTGACCGCCACCACCGGCCGGATCCTGCGCCAACTGCGGCACGACCGGCGTACGGTCGCGCTGCTGGTCGTCGTACCGACGGTGCTGCTCACCCTGCTCTACTTCATGTACGCCGACCAGCCGATTGTGCCCGGCCGGCCG is a window of Micromonospora sp. NBC_01699 DNA encoding:
- a CDS encoding ABC transporter ATP-binding protein; the protein is MKPAIEVRDLVVERGRRRVLHGLTCALPEGSVTGLLGPSGSGKTTLLRAVVGVQIVTSGTVTVLGEPAGAAALRRKVGYVTQAPSVYTDLTVRENARYFAALQGCSAADADRAVADVGLASAATQLVGSLSGGQRSRASLACAIVGRPDLIILDEPTVGQDPVLRAELWDRFHAMAAAGTTLVVSSHVMDEAARCDRLLLIREGRLIADDTPDAVRASAGTDDLEEAFLRLIRRTEADRSPAATEETVT